GCGGACTCATGGCCATCAAAAAAGGCGTCTGTCATGTAGCCGGCTCCCACCTTCTTGACGAAGAGGACGGTTCTTACAATATATCCTACATAAAAAAATACCTGCCGGGCATTAACATCAAACTAATAAATCTTGTGTTTCGAGACCAGGGCCTGATCGTTTTTCCGGGCAACCCAAAGCAAATCAAGGGGATAGAAGATCTTGCCCGCGAAGATATTACGATGATGAACAGGCAGGCCGGATCAGGCACAAGAATTCTTCTCGATTACAGCCTTAAAGGGCTTAACATAAATCCCGGAGCAATAAGGGGATATGAAAATGAGGAGTTTACCCACATGTCCGTGGCTGTGGCTGTGTTGAGCGGGACAGTTGACGCGGGTTTAGGTATTTACGCCGCCGCAAAGGCTCTTAACCTCGATTTCATACCTGTTGTCACAGAAGAGTATGATCTTGTCATTCCTGAAGAATATTTTGAATCAAAAAATATTCAAATCCTGCTTGAAACCATAAATTCACAGGAATTTAAAAAGGCTGTTAAAGCCCTTGGAGGATACCATACTGAAAGGACGGGAGAGATTATTATTTGAAAAAGATGAACTACCGAACGGATTAAAAAACGAACATCGAACATCGAACATTGAACGTCCAACATCGAATGAAAAACAAAAGAAACAGAAATAGCTATTCAATGTTCGATGTTGGACGTTCATATTTGCGTACTCTACGGCTTTGCGGTAAATATAAAACATGAACTACCGGATAATCGATCATACATCCGATTTTGGATTGCGGGTTTTTGCATCCGACATAAAGACCCTGTTTGCAGACGCCGCTCACGCAATGATTGATCAGATTACCGATATCAACGAGTTAAAAGGCTTAAATGAATTTCATGTTCATGTTACAGGAAGCGATTGGCCCGATCTTATGGTAAACTGGCTGAGGGAGGTTTTATATCTCTGGACTGGTGAAGAAAAGCTTGTTAAGAGGGCACAAATTTTATCCCTTTCAGAATATGAGCTGTCGGCAAAGGTGATGTATGATACTTATGAGCCTGATCGCCATATTATAAAAAACGAGATAAAGGCTGTAACCTATCATCAGATATATGTTAAAAGCCTGCCGAACGGCTGGGAAACTCAGATAATATTTGATGTATAGGTGTTGGGTGTTAGGGGATTAGGGATTAGGGATTAGGGATTAGGGGATTAGGGGATTAGGGGATTAGGGATTAGGGATATGGAATTAAAAAAAATAGATGATTACAGGTGGGAGCTGCCGAAGACAGGGGCTATGCGCGTACCGGGCATTATTTATGCGAGCGCCTCCATGCTGAAAGATTCGAATCAGGAAGAACCCTTAAAGCAGGTTGCAAATGTCGCAACCCTTCCCGGAATTATCAAGGCATCGCTTGCCATGCCCGACATGCATTGGGGTTATGGTTTCCCTATAGGCGGCGTTGCCGCTTTTGACTGGGAATCCGGCGTCATATCCCCGGGCGGAGTCGGCTATGATATAAACTGCGGCGTCCGCCTGGCAGGCACATCCCTTGTTGAAAAGGATGTCAGGCCAAGGCTTAATGAGCTTATCAATGCCCTTTTCCAGAATATTCCATCCGGAGTGGGCTCTACGGGCTCAATAAAGCTGTCGTCGGCGGAAGAGATAAAGGTTCTTAAACAGGGCGCCAAATGGGCTGTGAGCCAGGGTTTTGGGACCGATTCAGATATAGAACATACGGAAGACAACGGTTGCATGCCTAATGCCGATCCTGACATGATCAGCAAAAGAGCAATGGAAAGAGGGAAAAAGCAGCTTGGCACTCTGGGTTCAGGAAATCATTTTGTTGAAATAGGTGTGGTCGAAACTGTTTACGATCAAAATGCAGCACGCATATTAGGGCTTTTTGAGGGGCAGGTTACACTGATGCTCCATTCAGGTTCAAGGGGATTCGGATACCAGGTCTGCGATGATTTTCTGGCTGCAATGGCAAAACATATTAATAAATTAGGCTTTGACATACCTGACAGGCAGCTTTCCTGCGCAATGATTCAATCAAAAGAGGGTATGAGCTATTTCAATGCAATGGCATGCGCCGCAAATTATGCCTGGGCCAACAGACAGGTTTTAATGCACAGGGCGCGCGAGGTGTTCTCAAAAACGCTTGGCATCGGACCAAATGAGCTTGCAATGAATCTAATATATGACGTTTGCCATAACATAGCAAAAAAAGAGGTTCATATTATAGATGGGAAAGAGCGGTTGGCCTGTGTTCACAGAAAAGGGGCTACAAGGTCTTTCCCGCCGGGCAGTGAAGCCTTGTGTGATGCATATCGCTCTGTGGGGCAGCCTGTGATTATCCCGGGCGATATGGGAACAGCCTCTTATGTTCTTGTGGGAACACAAAAGGCCATGGACGAAACCTTTGGCTCGACATGTCATGGAGCCGGACGTGTTCTGAGCAGAAAGGCCGCGATAAGGGCAAGCAAAGGCAGGTCAATACAGCGTGAACTGGAAGACAAAGGGATACTTGCCAGATGGACAGGCAGATCCACCCTTGCAGAAGAGATGCCTGATGCGTACAAGGATATTTCGCAGGTTGTTGAGGTGGTTCATGGGGCCGGAATTTCGAAAAAGGTGGCGAAGTTAAGGCCCATGGCGGTTCTTAAGGGTTAAATGAGCCAATCCATCTTAAAAAATATTACCGCTTCATATATAATTAAATTTTTTACTGAAAAAACTCTTGGATAAGGGCTCGTAATGAAAGAACCCGCCCGGGCTATTAATAAAGGTTTTTGTTTTAAGAAAATGTTTTATTTTTAAATTA
Above is a window of Anaerolineae bacterium DNA encoding:
- a CDS encoding archease; this encodes MNYRIIDHTSDFGLRVFASDIKTLFADAAHAMIDQITDINELKGLNEFHVHVTGSDWPDLMVNWLREVLYLWTGEEKLVKRAQILSLSEYELSAKVMYDTYEPDRHIIKNEIKAVTYHQIYVKSLPNGWETQIIFDV
- a CDS encoding RtcB family protein; translation: MELKKIDDYRWELPKTGAMRVPGIIYASASMLKDSNQEEPLKQVANVATLPGIIKASLAMPDMHWGYGFPIGGVAAFDWESGVISPGGVGYDINCGVRLAGTSLVEKDVRPRLNELINALFQNIPSGVGSTGSIKLSSAEEIKVLKQGAKWAVSQGFGTDSDIEHTEDNGCMPNADPDMISKRAMERGKKQLGTLGSGNHFVEIGVVETVYDQNAARILGLFEGQVTLMLHSGSRGFGYQVCDDFLAAMAKHINKLGFDIPDRQLSCAMIQSKEGMSYFNAMACAANYAWANRQVLMHRAREVFSKTLGIGPNELAMNLIYDVCHNIAKKEVHIIDGKERLACVHRKGATRSFPPGSEALCDAYRSVGQPVIIPGDMGTASYVLVGTQKAMDETFGSTCHGAGRVLSRKAAIRASKGRSIQRELEDKGILARWTGRSTLAEEMPDAYKDISQVVEVVHGAGISKKVAKLRPMAVLKG